A stretch of the Argentina anserina chromosome 6, drPotAnse1.1, whole genome shotgun sequence genome encodes the following:
- the LOC126799276 gene encoding peroxidase 27-like — MAIHQKLTPIFVFLVLLAFNLSDAQNLKVGFYQKACPNLEAIVSKTTYQYISRAPTLAAPLLRMHFHDCFVRGCDGSVLINSTASNQAEKSAGANLSLRGYHVIDAVKSAVEKKCPGIVSCADILALVARDAVGFLHSGAFWQVPTGRRDGRVSLASETGGNLPPPFANITQLKASFSAKGLSVKDLAVLSGGHTIGTAHCGAFTARLYNFTGRGDTDPSLDKNYIAALKIKCKPGDIRTTIVEMDPGSFKTFDEDYYTLVSKRRGLFQSDAALLDDTETKAYVLRQVTTQGSTFLKDFGESMVKMGNIGVLTGSAGEIRKQCAFIN, encoded by the exons ATGGCTATTCATCAAAAGCTTACCCCAATTTTTGTCTTTCTTGTTCTGTTGGCTTTCAACTTGAGCGATGCGCAGAACTTGAAAGTTGGGTTCTACCAAAAAGCATGCCCAAATCTAGAGGCCATTGTCTCGAAGACAACTTATCAGTACATATCTCGGGCACCAACGCTTGCTGCTCCTTTACTGAGGATGCATTTTCATGATTGCTTTGTTAGG GGATGTGATGGCTCTGTGCTAATTAATTCAACAGCAAGCAATCAAGCAGAGAAATCAGCTGGGGCCAACCTGAGCTTGAGAGGGTACCATGTTATTGACGCTGTAAAATCTGCAGTAGAGAAGAAGTGTCCCGGCATTGTTTCTTGTGCGGATATCCTAGCGCTGGTAGCACGCGACGCAGTAGGATTC CTTCATAGTGGTGCATTTTGGCAAGTTCCGACAGGACGGAGAGATGGGAGAGTGTCATTAGCCTCAGAAACCGGAGGAAACTTACCTCCTCCATTTGCCAACATTACTCAGCTGAAAGCATCGTTCAGTGCAAAGGGTCTAAGTGTTAAAGACCTAGCGGTTCTATCAG GAGGTCACACCATTGGCACAGCTCACTGTGGAGCATTTACGGCTCGATTGTACAACTTCACTGGCCGTGGCGACACAGATCCCAGTTTGGACAAAAATTACATTGCTGCGTTGAAGATCAAATGCAAGCCGGGAGATATCAGAACTACCATTGTTGAGATGGATCCCGGAAGCTTCAAGACATTTGATGAAGATTACTACACTCTTGTCTCTAAAAGAAGAGGGCTTTTTCAATCTGATGCTGCTCTTCTAGACGACACTGAGACGAAAGCCTACGTTTTACGTCAAGTTACCACTCAAGGATCTACATTTCTAAAAGATTTTGGTGAATCGATGGTGAAGATGGGTAATATTGGAGTCCTCACTGGCTCAGCTGGTGAAATTAGGAAGCAATGTGCTTTTATTAATTGA
- the LOC126797935 gene encoding LOW QUALITY PROTEIN: peroxidase 3-like (The sequence of the model RefSeq protein was modified relative to this genomic sequence to represent the inferred CDS: inserted 2 bases in 1 codon) gives MGGIRFSGIVXCLLIVIVSTDAQLQLGYYTKNCPKAEKIVKNFVEEHIRNAPSLAAALIRMHFHDCFVRGCDASVLLNSTSSNQAEKVAPPNLSLRGFDFIDRIKSLVEAQCPGVVSCADLIALAARDSVVATGGPFWNVPTGRRDGVISRSSEALASIPSPSSNFTTLQTSFANQGLDLKDLVLLSGAHTIGISHCTSFTNRLYNFTGKGDQDPDLDSEYAANLKANKCRSLSDNTTIVEMDPGSHRTFDLSYYTLVLKRRGLFQSDSALNKSSTTLNYIKQLVQGSGPSFFAEFAKSMEKMGRVNVKTGSSGEIRKQCAVVNS, from the exons ATGGGAGGAATTCGATTTTCTGGGATTGT GTGTCTCTTAATAGTTATAGTATCTACAGATGCTCAGTTGCAGTTGGGATACTACACAAAGAACTGCCCAAAAGCAGAGAAGATTGTGAAGAACTTTGTCGAAGAGCACATTCGAAATGCTCCATCTCTTGCAGCAGCACTCATTAGAATGCATTTTCATGACTGCTTTGTCAGG GGTTGTGATGCTTCAGTGCTTCTGAACTCAACTTCGAGCAACCAGGCTGAAAAGGTCGCTCCGCCAAATCTATCACTAAGAGGGTTCGACTTCATTGACAGAATAAAGAGCTTAGTTGAAGCTCAATGCCCTGGAGTGGTTTCATGTGCTGATCTTATTGCTTTGGCAGCAAGAGACTCCGTTGTAGCAACA GGAGGTCCCTTCTGGAATGTTCCTACAGGGAGAAGAGATGGAGTGATCTCAAGATCATCAGAAGCTTTAGCAAGCATCCCATCGCCATCTAGCAACTTCACCACTCTCCAAACAAGTTTTGCTAATCAGGGCCTTGATTTGAAGGACTTGGTCCTGCTCTCTG GTGCACACACCATTGGTATCTCTCATTGCACATCGTTTACAAACCGACTTTACAATTTCACCGGAAAAGGTGATCAAGACCCAGACTTGGACAGTGAATATGCCGCTAATCTGAAGGCAAATAAATGCAGAAGTCTAAGTGATAACACCACAATTGTTGAGATGGACCCAGGGAGCCACAGGACATTCGACCTTAGCTACTACACACTCGTGCTTAAGCGAAGGGGACTTTTCCAATCTGATTCTGCTTTAAATAAAAGCTCAACCACTCTCAACTACATCAAGCAGCTCGTTCAAGGTTCTGGGCCAAGCTTCTTTGCCGAATTTGCCAAGTCGATGGAGAAAATGGGTCGGGTCAATGTTAAGACAGGTTCATCCGGTGAAATTAGGAAACAATGTGCAGTGGTGAATAGCTAG